The following nucleotide sequence is from uncultured Draconibacterium sp..
CAATCCTGCAGCACCAAGAGTTGCGTCTTGTCCGATTCCGTTTAAAGCAATACCATAAATTGTAGGGAACATTAATGACATGAAGGCCGAAGTAGCCACCAAACAATAGAGGCCAGCCATTCCCTCAATCATAATTGCACCTGATATGGTGCAAATACCACCTAGAGCAAACAACATGAGAAGTTTTCGGGCATTTATATATTTCATTAACAATGTACTAATGAACCTGCTTGCCAGGAAAATTCCCATAGCAACAATGTTGTACATTTGCGCTGTGGCCTTATCAATTCCTAGGTTATCGGCATACTGAATGATAAAAGTCCAACACATTATCTGAGCAGCCACATAAAAAACCTGCGCAATAACTCCTTCCCGATAAACTTTATTGTTAAACAAACGCTTAAATGATTGCATCGGGTGTATTTCATTTGCATGACCGGTTTGTGGCATTTTTGTAAGTAAAATAACTACAAACATTATTATTACAACCAAACCAAGAATTACATACGGATTTCGGATAATCATTAAATCGTTGGTACGAATAGCCGCTTTAGTAGCCTCGTCGAGCATGGGAAATATAAGTTCTCCGGCAGCATTTCTTTTGTCCGACTCCAATGCCGCCAAAACAATACGCGAAGCTACAAACATACCCAAAAGCGATCCCATTGGATTAAAAGCCTGCGACAGGTTTAAACGCCTCGTTGCGGTTTCTTCTGCTCCTAACGACAGAATAAACGGATTAGCTGTTGTCTCCAGAAAAGCTAATCCAAATGTTAAGATATATAAGGAAACCAGAAAGAAACCAAATGCCTGAAACTGAGCAGCCGGCCAAAACAGAAGTGCTCCTGCTGCATAAAGCGCAAGTCCTAAAAGAATTCCTTTTTTATAACTGAACTTTTGAACAAATAAGGCCGCCGGAATTGCCATTGTTGCATAACCTCCGTAAA
It contains:
- the fucP gene encoding L-fucose:H+ symporter permease, with the translated sequence MKPNKTKVVERKYLFPFIVITSLFALWGFANDITNPMVAAFKTVMEISNAKASLVQFAFYGGYATMAIPAALFVQKFSYKKGILLGLALYAAGALLFWPAAQFQAFGFFLVSLYILTFGLAFLETTANPFILSLGAEETATRRLNLSQAFNPMGSLLGMFVASRIVLAALESDKRNAAGELIFPMLDEATKAAIRTNDLMIIRNPYVILGLVVIIMFVVILLTKMPQTGHANEIHPMQSFKRLFNNKVYREGVIAQVFYVAAQIMCWTFIIQYADNLGIDKATAQMYNIVAMGIFLASRFISTLLMKYINARKLLMLFALGGICTISGAIMIEGMAGLYCLVATSAFMSLMFPTIYGIALNGIGQDATLGAAGLVMAIVGGALMPPLQGSIIDIGQIGNMPAVNVSFVLPLISFVVIAIYGYRTYKFHEQSV